The following are encoded together in the Mesoterricola sediminis genome:
- a CDS encoding NAD(P)H-dependent glycerol-3-phosphate dehydrogenase → MAATDIAVFGAGAWGTALAMAWARQGARVDLWGHPPSLVDQLVQTRRHPSLADVELPAGVTPRHDPADLFGAPLWVSALPTQVAPEVWRDLASRTPRRPELVVSVSKGILQHTFRRVSETLEPILGVPVGAFSGPTFADEVSRSRPSAIVLALPAAVPDGRAEALQAQLATPNLRVYLSRDVTGVELCGAFKNVLSIAAGLVESLGLGNNARAALITRGLAEMARLVEAMGGSRDTLMGLAGLGDLVLTATGPQSRNRTFGALVGKGMTVEAAAASLGNQVVEGVFTAEAALGMAETMGVDLPITREVVRLLAGEDPRASVERLMQRDLRPERD, encoded by the coding sequence ATGGCCGCCACCGACATCGCCGTCTTCGGAGCCGGAGCCTGGGGCACCGCCCTGGCCATGGCCTGGGCCCGCCAGGGCGCCCGGGTCGACCTGTGGGGGCACCCCCCCAGCCTGGTGGACCAGCTCGTCCAGACCCGCCGCCATCCCTCCCTGGCCGACGTGGAGCTGCCGGCGGGCGTGACCCCCCGGCACGACCCCGCCGACCTCTTCGGAGCCCCCCTCTGGGTGAGCGCCCTGCCCACCCAGGTCGCCCCCGAGGTCTGGCGGGACCTGGCCTCCCGCACCCCGCGCCGGCCCGAGCTGGTGGTCTCGGTGAGCAAGGGCATCCTCCAGCACACCTTCCGCCGCGTCTCCGAGACCCTGGAGCCCATCCTGGGCGTGCCCGTGGGCGCCTTCTCCGGCCCCACCTTCGCCGACGAGGTCTCCCGCAGCCGGCCTTCGGCCATCGTCCTGGCCCTCCCCGCCGCCGTCCCCGACGGCCGGGCCGAGGCCCTCCAGGCCCAGCTGGCCACCCCCAACCTCCGGGTCTACCTGAGCCGGGACGTGACGGGCGTGGAGCTCTGCGGGGCCTTCAAGAACGTCCTCTCCATCGCCGCGGGCCTGGTGGAGTCCCTGGGCCTGGGCAACAACGCCCGGGCCGCCCTCATCACCCGCGGGCTGGCCGAGATGGCCCGGCTCGTGGAGGCCATGGGCGGGAGCCGGGACACCCTGATGGGCCTGGCGGGCCTGGGCGACCTGGTGCTCACCGCCACGGGGCCCCAGAGCCGCAACCGCACCTTCGGCGCCCTCGTGGGCAAGGGCATGACCGTCGAGGCCGCCGCCGCCTCCCTGGGCAACCAGGTGGTGGAGGGCGTCTTCACGGCCGAGGCCGCCCTGGGCATGGCCGAGACCATGGGCGTCGACCTGCCCATCACCCGCGAGGTGGTGCGCCTCCTGGCCGGCGAGGATCCCCGCGCGTCCGTGGAGCGCCTCATGCAGCGCGACCTTCGCCCGGAAAGGGACTGA
- the plsY gene encoding glycerol-3-phosphate 1-O-acyltransferase PlsY, whose protein sequence is MLIPILKHYLLWCGAAFLAGSIPFGLVLVKLAGKGDVRTQGSGNIGATNVMRAGGKGLGIATLVLDALKGFLPVFIAKQAGYSAEFLAFVALASVVGHVFTPWLRFKGGKGVATALGAVLGYHAPMVLPALGTFLVLVAIFRYVSLGSVAAAVVLLLTAMGFLGTWARLPVHEGMAQWPILAWTLLVGLVIRKHAENLNRLLHGQEHRLWGAK, encoded by the coding sequence ATGCTGATTCCCATCCTCAAGCACTACCTCCTCTGGTGCGGCGCGGCCTTCCTGGCCGGGTCCATCCCCTTCGGGCTCGTCCTCGTGAAGCTGGCCGGCAAGGGGGACGTCCGGACCCAGGGGTCCGGCAACATCGGCGCCACCAACGTCATGCGGGCCGGGGGCAAGGGCCTGGGCATCGCCACCCTGGTCCTGGACGCCCTGAAGGGCTTCCTGCCCGTGTTCATCGCCAAGCAGGCCGGCTATTCGGCCGAGTTCCTCGCCTTCGTGGCCCTGGCCTCCGTGGTCGGGCACGTGTTCACCCCCTGGCTCCGCTTCAAGGGCGGCAAGGGCGTGGCGACGGCCCTGGGCGCCGTCCTGGGCTACCACGCGCCGATGGTGCTCCCCGCCCTGGGGACCTTCCTCGTCCTCGTGGCCATCTTCCGCTACGTGAGCCTGGGCAGCGTCGCCGCGGCCGTGGTCCTGCTCCTCACGGCCATGGGCTTCCTGGGCACCTGGGCCCGCCTGCCCGTGCACGAGGGCATGGCCCAGTGGCCGATCCTGGCCTGGACCCTCCTGGTGGGCCTCGTCATCCGCAAGCACGCCGAGAACCTGAACCGGCTCCTGCACGGGCAGGAGCACCGCCTCTGGGGGGCCAAGTAG
- a CDS encoding S8 family peptidase, translating into MPRYGNILFALAVGLGLAGLGCGKSSPAAPGATATTTTPGTGTTGTTGTTDTAASTAPLLQYDFYTPVSEEGLKADTNYGYLIAKTPTTFKEGLFTAQGLEIVGKFTLDGYNYYRLHKEAGIMNALADLKTTRGVIFAEPELMEKTTAGIVYDHPDPRALSEEYSIFLTHAKDAWTTFGFGPNKPTVVDVDTGINYAHEDLTGNVTHAFSWYNPTTTTTALAAYSDPVDLIGTTQTNTDGNGHGTHTAGTIVATGNNGKGVAGVCWQANLVSYKGLSDAGSGGTWAIYGSLYHLIQWKKANYNHTIPVNMSLGGTSANQFAIDMIEAGLRNNVVVIASMGNTGQNMAQYPAAYSGVIAVGATNGADKKVHFSTSGRHISVCAPGYNILSCDAFDDGSYASESGTSQAAPFVTGLVTYMLTFAPDLTPAQIKTYLESNTDLIEGATGFTETTGWGRVNVLKTIGAVVADVNASKAPASNYINAELKVKTVNTLNGGTLTLTGVPVHLYSCDAAGKIANYVGSSISMAGSLAGTLGSGNPVPEDGVCFFNLLKPGTYVAKGLFSGALGTSPVFTVAAGATSIPDLTVTFALPIYNIQTLPDAGSTGVEDDIITVWNPAGTKIATVDSGNLDSAQLLLTTSGTYTFKIGPYTTSTIGEHALYVSNGSYGADTAPGTYAAPATGALAGSQSQVQATPQAINLNQLYNCLLTTAGNYYSFIVP; encoded by the coding sequence ATGCCACGTTACGGAAACATCCTCTTCGCCCTCGCGGTCGGCCTCGGCCTGGCCGGCCTCGGCTGCGGCAAGTCCAGCCCCGCCGCCCCGGGCGCCACCGCGACCACAACCACGCCCGGCACCGGAACCACCGGCACGACCGGAACGACCGACACCGCCGCCTCCACGGCCCCCCTCCTCCAGTACGACTTCTACACCCCGGTCTCCGAGGAGGGCCTGAAGGCCGACACCAACTACGGCTACCTCATCGCCAAGACCCCGACGACCTTCAAGGAGGGCCTCTTCACCGCCCAGGGCCTCGAGATCGTCGGGAAGTTCACCCTCGACGGCTACAACTACTACCGGCTCCACAAGGAGGCCGGGATCATGAACGCCCTGGCCGACCTCAAGACGACGCGGGGCGTGATCTTCGCCGAGCCCGAGCTCATGGAGAAGACCACGGCGGGGATCGTCTACGACCATCCCGACCCCCGGGCCCTCTCCGAGGAATACAGCATCTTCCTCACCCACGCCAAGGACGCCTGGACCACCTTCGGCTTCGGGCCCAACAAGCCCACCGTCGTGGACGTGGACACCGGCATCAACTACGCCCATGAGGACCTGACCGGCAACGTCACCCACGCCTTCTCGTGGTACAACCCCACCACGACGACCACGGCCCTGGCCGCCTACAGCGATCCCGTCGACCTGATCGGGACCACCCAGACGAACACGGACGGCAACGGGCACGGCACCCACACGGCCGGCACCATCGTCGCCACCGGCAACAACGGGAAGGGCGTGGCCGGCGTCTGCTGGCAGGCGAACCTCGTCAGCTACAAGGGGCTCTCCGACGCCGGCAGCGGCGGCACCTGGGCCATCTACGGCTCCCTCTACCACCTCATCCAGTGGAAGAAGGCCAACTACAACCACACCATCCCCGTGAACATGTCCCTGGGCGGCACCTCGGCCAACCAGTTCGCCATCGACATGATCGAGGCCGGCCTGCGGAACAACGTCGTGGTCATCGCCTCCATGGGCAACACGGGCCAGAACATGGCCCAGTATCCCGCCGCCTACTCGGGCGTCATCGCCGTCGGCGCCACCAACGGCGCGGACAAGAAGGTGCACTTCTCCACCTCCGGGCGCCACATCTCCGTCTGCGCCCCGGGCTACAACATCCTCTCCTGCGACGCCTTCGACGACGGGAGCTACGCGTCCGAATCCGGCACGAGCCAGGCGGCCCCCTTCGTCACCGGCCTCGTCACCTACATGCTGACCTTCGCCCCCGACCTCACGCCGGCCCAGATCAAGACCTACCTGGAGTCCAACACCGACCTCATCGAGGGCGCCACCGGCTTCACCGAGACCACGGGCTGGGGCCGCGTCAACGTCCTGAAGACCATCGGCGCCGTCGTCGCCGACGTCAACGCCAGCAAGGCGCCGGCGTCCAACTACATCAACGCCGAGCTCAAGGTCAAGACCGTCAACACCCTGAACGGGGGGACCCTCACCCTCACCGGGGTCCCCGTCCACCTCTACAGCTGCGACGCGGCCGGCAAGATCGCCAACTACGTGGGCAGCTCCATCTCCATGGCGGGCAGTTTGGCCGGCACCCTCGGGTCCGGCAACCCCGTCCCCGAGGATGGCGTCTGCTTCTTCAACCTGCTCAAGCCCGGGACCTACGTGGCCAAGGGCCTCTTCAGCGGCGCCCTGGGCACCAGCCCCGTCTTCACCGTCGCGGCCGGCGCCACCAGCATCCCCGACCTGACCGTGACCTTCGCCCTGCCGATCTACAACATCCAGACCCTCCCCGACGCGGGCAGCACGGGCGTCGAGGACGACATCATCACCGTCTGGAACCCGGCCGGCACGAAGATCGCCACCGTCGACAGCGGCAACCTGGACTCGGCCCAGCTCCTGCTGACCACCTCGGGCACCTACACGTTCAAGATCGGCCCCTACACCACCAGCACGATCGGCGAGCACGCCCTGTACGTCTCCAACGGCTCCTACGGCGCCGACACGGCGCCCGGCACCTACGCGGCCCCGGCCACGGGGGCGCTGGCCGGAAGCCAGAGCCAGGTCCAGGCGACACCCCAGGCGATCAACCTGAACCAGCTCTACAATTGCCTGCTGACGACCGCCGGCAACTACTACAGTTTCATCGTTCCCTGA
- a CDS encoding cadherin-like beta sandwich domain-containing protein yields MSVGCSSSTQHQPNSDNRLSALSVSAGALTPAFNISTDSYRLTVDGSVTSTTVTATVDHPSATLQINGAAAVSGQASAAIPLPAGATAIPVTVTAENGVAHTYTVTITRVLSTDATLSSLALSKGMLSPGFSTAVKTYNVGLYSNQPSVSVLAIPNHPRAKVSVNGQAVTNGASSAPIPLAVGTTPILVVVTAEDGTTVSTTTVAVRQLAANMPVWVTSSLNGAAVPSALLTLLNDQGDVLESGIPVDATGYAKLCLDPAGKYTLFAKGTGTAQASLALDASKETSANMYCFNLGMTSFPASAPKITAISTSSDAATWTPVGTNFETLVSNIKYLKVTAIGTAGISPTAWSGFGMGINVDAAAWSNAMLSPVAEVENSVPVVVDGQPYYQSTYIFQVAFNNLTAAGQHTIDVVVYDVANNRAEQKLYVTVTNPVTVPADPDISALQPTSVFNVLNTYGITREIFAVTPIDNNGVFYLPLVQFSVLSGTTAPGIRGVELYRSTDGTNFTKVSTTHYSSLNKGSSGIYSVYDADPSLKEGVTYYYKVRAFTANTATNGGYSLDSAAIPSQFMPPFTTPLVSPAMSAVTTTRAPKFTFGITNPVLWDPAVSDYFYFYLYIKDKVGSGIFGQAYRYNFASLKFEKASGSSWIDATADCAISTDKTQVSIQFPNATTLLPGNTYEWSIFGTKGSASYTTSDSAYFLHYVPGTNTQGRARSYGSVYEKSYGAVNGFFTLTLDPAAQ; encoded by the coding sequence GTGTCGGTCGGGTGTTCCTCCTCGACCCAGCACCAGCCGAACTCCGACAACCGCCTCAGCGCCCTCTCCGTTTCCGCCGGCGCCCTGACCCCCGCCTTCAACATCAGTACGGACAGCTACCGGTTGACGGTGGACGGCTCGGTCACCTCGACGACGGTGACGGCCACCGTGGACCACCCGTCGGCGACCCTCCAGATCAACGGCGCCGCCGCCGTCAGCGGGCAGGCCTCCGCGGCCATCCCCCTGCCCGCGGGCGCCACCGCGATCCCGGTCACGGTCACCGCCGAGAACGGCGTGGCCCACACCTACACCGTCACCATCACGCGCGTGCTGAGCACGGACGCCACCCTGTCCAGCCTGGCCCTCTCCAAGGGCATGCTGTCGCCCGGCTTCTCCACCGCGGTCAAGACGTACAACGTCGGCCTGTACAGCAACCAGCCCAGCGTCTCCGTCCTGGCCATTCCCAATCACCCCCGGGCCAAGGTCAGCGTGAACGGCCAGGCCGTCACCAACGGCGCCAGCAGCGCCCCCATCCCCCTCGCCGTGGGCACCACCCCGATCCTCGTGGTCGTCACCGCCGAGGACGGCACCACCGTGTCCACCACCACCGTCGCGGTCCGCCAGCTGGCCGCCAACATGCCCGTGTGGGTCACCAGCTCCCTGAACGGCGCCGCCGTCCCGAGCGCCCTGCTGACCCTCCTGAACGACCAGGGCGACGTGCTCGAGTCCGGCATCCCCGTCGACGCCACCGGCTACGCCAAGCTCTGCCTCGATCCCGCGGGCAAGTACACCCTGTTCGCCAAGGGCACCGGGACCGCGCAGGCCTCGCTGGCCCTGGACGCCTCCAAGGAGACCTCCGCGAACATGTACTGCTTCAACCTGGGCATGACCAGCTTCCCGGCCTCCGCGCCGAAGATCACGGCCATCTCCACCAGCTCCGACGCCGCCACGTGGACGCCCGTGGGCACCAACTTCGAGACCCTCGTCTCCAATATCAAGTACCTGAAGGTCACCGCCATCGGGACCGCCGGCATCAGCCCCACCGCCTGGTCCGGGTTCGGCATGGGCATCAACGTGGACGCGGCCGCCTGGTCCAACGCCATGCTCTCCCCCGTCGCCGAGGTCGAGAATTCGGTCCCGGTCGTCGTGGACGGCCAGCCCTACTACCAGAGCACCTACATCTTCCAGGTGGCCTTCAACAACCTCACGGCGGCCGGCCAGCACACCATCGACGTCGTCGTCTACGACGTGGCCAACAACCGCGCCGAGCAGAAGCTGTACGTCACCGTGACCAACCCCGTGACGGTGCCCGCGGACCCCGACATCTCCGCCCTCCAGCCCACGAGCGTGTTCAACGTCCTGAACACCTACGGCATCACCCGCGAGATCTTCGCCGTCACGCCCATCGACAACAACGGCGTCTTCTATCTCCCCCTGGTCCAGTTCAGCGTCCTCTCCGGGACCACGGCCCCCGGCATCCGGGGCGTGGAGCTCTACCGCTCCACGGACGGGACCAACTTCACGAAGGTCTCGACCACCCACTACTCCAGCCTCAACAAGGGCAGCAGCGGCATCTACTCGGTCTATGACGCCGACCCCAGCCTCAAGGAAGGCGTGACCTACTACTACAAGGTCCGGGCCTTCACCGCGAACACGGCCACGAACGGCGGCTACAGCCTCGATTCCGCGGCCATTCCCAGCCAGTTCATGCCCCCCTTCACCACGCCCCTGGTCTCCCCGGCCATGAGCGCCGTCACCACCACCCGGGCGCCCAAGTTCACCTTCGGCATCACCAACCCGGTCCTGTGGGACCCCGCCGTCTCCGACTACTTCTACTTCTACCTCTACATCAAGGACAAGGTCGGGTCCGGCATCTTCGGCCAGGCCTACCGCTACAACTTCGCGTCCCTGAAGTTCGAGAAGGCCAGCGGTTCCTCCTGGATCGACGCCACCGCGGACTGCGCCATCAGCACCGACAAGACCCAGGTCAGCATCCAGTTCCCCAACGCCACCACGCTGCTGCCCGGCAACACCTACGAGTGGAGCATCTTCGGCACCAAGGGCAGCGCCAGCTACACGACCTCCGACTCGGCCTACTTCCTCCACTATGTGCCGGGCACCAACACCCAGGGCCGCGCGCGCTCCTACGGCAGCGTGTACGAGAAGTCCTACGGCGCCGTGAACGGCTTCTTCACCCTCACCCTTGATCCCGCCGCCCAGTAG
- a CDS encoding CHASE domain-containing protein, with protein MNPLDQRVLHRRPGIAGLVLALGLGAALASALGVRAFLVRQTAARLEAEAANAREDLDDTMLAYRDLLLGFRAHTHASLNLSREQFRQYFASLDLRSRHPGLLAVTYAIEVPGADRTATETRLRKEMGDPGFAIRPPGDRDRHFVILFAEPRETNLTSVGMDTRVLPLQAATIDRARDAGDLVLTGPMKVLQYPGPDLGLLMRVPIYRGSPETLEARRAAFLGCITGVFRARGLVEESLGRRLLRHVEVRILDLGGPGEAPQVVYGGDLSPGGTRTSIQIPVGGRTWLLELRARPPWLGSQRWIIPSGVFLSGALISLLLWGLMTSLAQTGQRARLMALRMTDQLREQESRTEAMALAAPDPLAVVDAQGRILTLYGRHSTVLGLDRALLPGARAGDALPPESASAFLAGIHQALATHRLQTVVFRAEGDIHVEARMLAMAQPIEGQDCVVVSLRDITERLRSEEAVRNRQKLESLGVLAGGIAHDFNNFLSAILGHVNLAQESIPAGSEAQPLLRRAESSILRAAELAHQMLAYSGRGSFKVEHLDLNRVVADMAELLSVSISKKAALDLRLAPVLPPVLADAAQLQQVVMNLVTNASDALGDTPGGITIETASADLDARALEAGYPGQGLAPGPYVRLRVTDTGCGMDAETLKRIFDPFFTTKATGRGLGLSALLGIIKGHGGGVRISSRPGQGTTFEILLPPSGAGSAEDAPEPGRAQVPHRLAGHALVADDDPMVRSVLSGILAGRGLEVTEAVDGLEAVELFQAGHGRFDVVLLDITMPRMDGNEAFRRIRALAPQVPVILVSGFTSREVAQAPLGTAPARFLQKPFKAGELEKMVELVLEGRPGHS; from the coding sequence GTGAACCCCCTCGACCAGCGTGTCCTGCACCGGAGGCCCGGCATCGCCGGCCTGGTGCTGGCCCTGGGCCTGGGCGCCGCCCTCGCGAGCGCCCTGGGGGTGCGCGCCTTCCTGGTGCGCCAGACCGCGGCCCGGCTGGAGGCGGAGGCCGCCAACGCCCGGGAGGACCTGGACGACACGATGCTGGCCTACCGGGACCTGCTCCTGGGCTTCCGGGCCCACACCCACGCCAGCCTCAACCTGAGCCGGGAGCAGTTCCGCCAGTACTTCGCCTCCCTCGACCTCCGGTCCCGCCACCCGGGCCTCCTCGCGGTCACCTACGCCATCGAGGTCCCCGGCGCGGACCGGACCGCCACCGAGACCCGGCTGCGGAAGGAGATGGGCGACCCCGGCTTCGCCATCCGCCCACCCGGGGACCGGGACCGCCACTTCGTGATCCTCTTCGCCGAGCCGCGGGAGACCAACCTCACCTCCGTGGGCATGGACACCCGGGTCCTGCCCCTCCAGGCCGCCACCATCGACCGGGCCCGGGACGCCGGGGACCTGGTGCTGACCGGGCCCATGAAGGTGCTCCAATATCCGGGGCCCGACCTGGGCCTGCTCATGCGCGTGCCCATCTACCGGGGATCGCCGGAGACCCTCGAGGCGCGCAGGGCGGCCTTCCTGGGCTGCATCACGGGGGTCTTCCGCGCCCGGGGACTGGTCGAGGAATCCCTGGGCCGGCGGCTGCTCCGCCACGTCGAAGTGCGCATCCTGGACCTCGGCGGGCCGGGCGAGGCCCCCCAGGTCGTGTACGGCGGCGACCTGTCCCCGGGCGGCACCCGGACCTCGATCCAGATCCCCGTCGGCGGCCGCACCTGGCTCCTGGAACTGCGGGCCCGGCCCCCCTGGCTCGGCAGCCAGAGGTGGATCATCCCTTCGGGCGTATTCCTCAGCGGCGCTCTCATCAGCCTGCTGCTCTGGGGCCTCATGACCTCCCTGGCCCAGACCGGCCAGCGGGCCCGCCTCATGGCGCTCCGCATGACGGACCAGCTCCGGGAGCAGGAATCCCGCACCGAGGCCATGGCGCTGGCGGCGCCGGACCCCCTCGCCGTGGTGGACGCCCAGGGGCGCATCCTGACCCTGTACGGGCGGCACAGCACGGTCCTGGGCCTGGACCGGGCCCTGCTTCCCGGCGCCCGCGCCGGCGACGCCCTCCCCCCCGAATCCGCCTCGGCCTTCCTCGCCGGCATCCACCAGGCCCTGGCCACCCACCGCCTCCAGACGGTGGTCTTCCGGGCGGAGGGGGACATCCACGTGGAAGCCCGCATGCTGGCCATGGCCCAGCCCATCGAGGGCCAGGACTGCGTCGTCGTGTCCCTGCGGGACATCACCGAGCGCCTCCGGTCCGAGGAGGCGGTGCGCAACCGGCAGAAGCTCGAGAGCCTGGGTGTCCTGGCCGGGGGCATCGCCCACGACTTCAACAACTTCCTCTCGGCCATCCTGGGCCACGTGAACCTGGCGCAGGAGAGCATCCCCGCCGGCAGCGAGGCCCAGCCCCTGCTCCGCCGCGCCGAGTCGAGCATCCTCCGCGCCGCGGAGCTGGCCCACCAGATGCTGGCCTATTCCGGCCGGGGCAGCTTCAAGGTGGAGCACCTGGACCTCAACCGCGTCGTGGCGGACATGGCGGAGCTGCTGTCGGTCTCCATCTCCAAGAAGGCGGCCCTGGACCTGCGGCTGGCCCCGGTCCTCCCCCCCGTCCTGGCCGACGCCGCCCAGCTGCAGCAGGTGGTCATGAACCTCGTGACCAACGCCTCCGACGCCCTGGGCGACACCCCCGGCGGCATCACCATCGAGACGGCTTCCGCGGACCTGGACGCGCGGGCCCTGGAGGCCGGCTACCCCGGCCAGGGCCTGGCCCCGGGTCCCTACGTGCGGCTGCGGGTGACGGACACGGGCTGCGGCATGGACGCGGAGACCCTCAAGCGGATCTTCGACCCCTTCTTCACCACCAAGGCCACGGGCAGGGGCCTGGGCCTCTCCGCCCTCCTGGGCATCATCAAGGGCCACGGGGGCGGGGTGCGGATCTCCAGCCGCCCCGGCCAGGGCACCACCTTCGAGATCCTCCTGCCGCCGTCCGGCGCCGGCTCGGCGGAGGACGCCCCCGAACCGGGCCGCGCCCAGGTCCCTCACCGCCTGGCGGGGCACGCCCTGGTGGCCGACGACGATCCCATGGTGCGCAGCGTCCTCTCCGGCATTCTCGCGGGGCGGGGCCTGGAGGTGACGGAGGCCGTGGACGGCCTGGAGGCCGTCGAGCTGTTCCAGGCCGGACATGGCCGCTTCGACGTCGTGCTCCTGGACATCACCATGCCCCGCATGGACGGGAACGAGGCCTTCCGCCGGATCCGCGCCCTCGCGCCCCAGGTCCCGGTGATCCTCGTGAGCGGCTTCACGAGCCGGGAGGTGGCCCAGGCCCCCCTGGGCACGGCTCCCGCCCGGTTCCTCCAGAAGCCATTCAAGGCCGGAGAGCTGGAAAAAATGGTGGAACTGGTCCTGGAGGGCCGGCCGGGTCATAGCTGA
- a CDS encoding CinA family nicotinamide mononucleotide deamidase-related protein: MLRIETLAIGSELLETPRLDTNSVWLAQRLAEMGLGLHRKTAVGDDREDLRALFLEALERSDVILCTGGLGPTFDDFTKEVWAEILGAPLVEDPASRQAILDFYAARNRVPPAANFKQALIPLGAVPLHNPAGTAPGVYWEDPPGHPGRRIILFPGVPREMKIMWENHVAARLAPWASQPRRTLRMVFGSVPESALEERTRPARERHGDLAWTILAGLHHVELLASGPDPAALEAALADFRRDLGPDLAFVGPEGGIENAVLDLLLARGETLAVAESMPGGNLAARITAVPGAGTAFLGGATVYTAASKAALAGLDPAFIQAHGTVGEPVTRALAEGIRARLGADWGLAVTGNAGPTEDKDGPAPIGTCFVAVAGAAGTECRRFNLAGGRFELQNRGAAWALDLLRRMLLPNQAEPTSP; this comes from the coding sequence ATGCTCCGCATCGAGACCCTCGCCATCGGCTCCGAACTGCTCGAGACCCCGCGCCTCGACACGAATTCCGTCTGGCTCGCCCAGAGGCTGGCGGAGATGGGGCTGGGGCTCCACCGCAAGACCGCCGTGGGCGACGACCGCGAGGACCTGCGCGCCCTCTTCCTGGAGGCCCTGGAGCGCTCCGACGTCATCCTCTGCACCGGCGGCCTCGGGCCCACCTTCGACGACTTCACCAAGGAGGTGTGGGCGGAGATCCTGGGCGCCCCCCTCGTGGAGGACCCCGCCTCCCGCCAGGCCATCCTGGACTTCTACGCCGCCCGGAACCGGGTGCCGCCCGCGGCGAACTTCAAGCAGGCCCTCATCCCCCTCGGAGCCGTGCCCCTGCACAACCCCGCGGGCACCGCCCCCGGCGTCTACTGGGAGGACCCGCCGGGCCACCCCGGCCGCCGGATCATCCTCTTCCCTGGCGTGCCCCGGGAAATGAAGATCATGTGGGAGAACCACGTGGCCGCCCGGCTCGCGCCCTGGGCCAGCCAGCCCCGGCGGACCCTGCGCATGGTGTTCGGCTCGGTGCCCGAGAGCGCCCTCGAGGAGCGCACGCGCCCCGCGCGGGAACGCCACGGCGACCTGGCCTGGACCATCCTGGCGGGCCTCCACCATGTGGAGCTGCTGGCCAGCGGCCCCGACCCCGCCGCCCTGGAGGCGGCCCTGGCCGACTTCCGGCGGGACCTGGGGCCGGACCTGGCCTTCGTCGGCCCCGAGGGCGGCATCGAGAACGCGGTCCTGGACCTGCTGCTGGCGCGCGGCGAGACCCTCGCGGTGGCGGAGAGCATGCCCGGGGGCAACCTCGCGGCCCGGATCACCGCCGTGCCGGGCGCCGGCACCGCCTTCCTGGGCGGCGCCACGGTGTACACCGCCGCCTCCAAGGCCGCCCTCGCCGGCCTGGATCCCGCCTTCATCCAGGCCCACGGCACCGTGGGCGAGCCCGTCACCCGGGCCCTCGCCGAGGGCATCCGGGCCCGCCTGGGCGCCGACTGGGGCCTGGCCGTCACCGGCAACGCCGGTCCCACCGAGGACAAGGACGGGCCCGCCCCCATCGGCACCTGCTTCGTGGCCGTGGCCGGGGCCGCCGGCACCGAATGCCGGCGGTTCAACCTGGCAGGCGGACGATTCGAACTCCAGAACCGCGGCGCGGCCTGGGCTTTGGACCTGCTCCGGCGTATGCTGCTTCCCAACCAGGCAGAGCCCACCTCACCGTGA